In one Rhodoflexus caldus genomic region, the following are encoded:
- a CDS encoding YgaP family membrane protein: MKKNMGTIDRIIRVLIAVVIGVLYYMQIITGTIGIVLLVVAGVFVLTSVVSFCPLYAPLGINTCPHKQGN; this comes from the coding sequence ATGAAAAAGAACATGGGAACTATTGACCGCATCATCAGGGTGTTGATAGCGGTTGTTATTGGCGTGTTGTACTACATGCAAATTATCACGGGCACAATAGGCATTGTATTGCTTGTGGTGGCGGGCGTATTTGTGCTGACAAGCGTAGTAAGTTTTTGCCCGCTTTATGCACCTTTGGGGATTAACACCTGCCCTCATAAGCAAGGCAATTGA